The sequence TCAACAATGGTTAATAGAAAGTGGTATGCACTATGCTAAGAAAGTCCATTgaagaataagaagagggaCTAAAGTGGCAGCCTTACTTCCATTTCAATTAATTGGTAAATACTATTTggtagttgtgttttgtcaagGTGTTGTGAAAGTTCATCCATATTTCTTATGATTAGGTATTGTTTGGAAACTATGCTACTGTGGTTTACAAGATGATTTGTTACTTGCACCCTATTGACCTATCAATGTTGTTCctttcaattctttttattGTACTCTTCTCAATTTCAGTGGAGAAATTATCTTTGGTTTTCATTAATTGTTGGCGCATGATTTTCCAATCAAGAAGGGTTAACAATTATCAATTCATCCAAAGGAGGGGTTAACAATGGCTACTCACCCTAAACGATAGTAGTGTTTGCAATATGCACTCTTAAACTTTAACATATTGTCATCAATACAATAATTTGAAATCATTTTGCTATATCTACTCACCATCCAAACTAGCATATAAATTCATGTTACTTGGTGTAATTGCTATTATAATTTTGGGTCAGTTGAGTTTAAGAATGGTGATTTCATTGTGACATTTATATCATTgccttatatatacataataccgtaaactacatatttggttctcaacttttcaatatatatcaatttggtctttaacttttcaaatgtcaatttagtccttgactttttgatattgtgtcaaaatagtcATTACTGTTAAATGATGGATGAAAAATGCTGACATGGTTAACAACCaaaataaagtataatttttagagtaatgctatagacacaaactattttacaacgtcagtagtttgtaaaaatgttataaaatagtttgtgtctataTCATTACTCTATTTTTTATGCCACATTGACTACCATGTGTACTGCCACATCagcatatattaaaaaaaaaatctagatcaAACAAAATCCCTAAATCTTAAACAcatatctttgatttttttttttttttttgaaaggaacaCATATACATATCTTTGATTCTGCCTCATTAAAACTTGGTGACACATTCAAAGAGCAttaatagaaaaacaaaatctaacaCAAAAATTCCAACTTGAGCATAAATGCGTAATAACAATCACAATCGTCCATAAATGTTTTTAAATCAAATGggtaattgtaaaaaaattccaatcttTACATCAGAGTTTGATTCTTTACCTAACAAACATATGTATATGGGGTGGGTGAACattgaaaattaaaaccaaattagGGTGTggattattaaattttaaagtttagagtACATACGAAAAACTTTCAATTTAGCTTATGCAAGAAAAAGATTGCACGCATTTCACATCACAGTGAATCATTCATCATATAAACGCAATAACTTCAGTTTTCTTGTTTATATACTATCCCTAtcaccaacaaaacaaaaaaactatataGAAAGGGCAGTGGTTGTTATATCAACATTGCGTTTTCATAAACTTAAAagcacttgaaaaaaaaaaaaaaaaaaaagcagttgAAAAAGTAAGGCGAAAACCAAACTAGGGTGCACATGTGGGGGCATGGGCTCAGTATAACACTCAGGACTCAGTCCCATCATGACGAAGATGATCCCTCTCCACAATCTTCACCGGAAACCCACCTTTCATCTTTGAAGTCAAATACGAAACAAACTCCGGTTCATGGTTTACACCTTCTTCAAACGCTGGCACCACCTTAAACCTCCTTAAAACCCCAGCTACCACCCTCTTCATCTGCAAGAATGCCATTTCCTTCCCCAAACAAATTCTAGGACCTGCCTGGAACACCGGGTATGTGTACGGGTCTCTCCCCACGAACTTCCATGATTCTTCCTCCTTCTGCAGCCACCTCTCTGGCTTGAACTCTGCCCAGTCCGATCCCCACAGCATCTCCAACCTCCCCATTGCGTATGGAAAGTAGGTCACTCTCATCCCCTTCTTCACCACTGTCCCGCCGGGCAATACGTCGTCGTTCACTGCCTCCTTTGAGTCAGTCGGAACTGGCGGGTACAGCCTCATGCTTTCACACAGTGAAGCGTGTGTGTACACCATGTCTTTCACCTCGTCAAAAACAGGCGCTTCtgatttttcattgatttcattTAGAATCTCGGATTCAATCTCTGGGTTCTTCCATAGAAGCCAAAAAAACCATGTTAAAGCCGCCGACGTAGTGTCACGCCCAGCAAGTATAAAGCTGATCACAATGTCTGTCACGAAGTTCTCGTCCGAATGGCCGGAGCTCAAGAACCTTGACAACAGGTCCACGGAATCGaggctctctttctctcccagcctctgcttcttttctttgattatgTTCAGTGCGAGCTCTCGCACTTCCGAGATAGCGTTTTTGAGACGCTTTTCTGACCCAATATTCAACAACTTCTTGAATTTCCAGACGACTGGGTGTACCGCAGAGAACCTCTCGCTGCTAATCCTGACACCGTCTTCAAAGGCTAAGGCGAACTTGGCCTGTGGAAGAGAGGGCAACAAGTATGCTGGGTCGAACCCGAAAGCGatcttacaaatattatcaaaagCAAACCTTTGAAGAATGTCTTGGAAATCAAGGAAAGTTCCCTGTTTGGCAGCTGAGGAGAGAATGGGGATGAGGCGATCGGAGAGCTCAGTGTCGACAACGGTTTCAATGAACTTGCGGAGAGATTTGGTGTTGAATTCGTGGCTAGAGACTTGTCTTTGGAACTTCCAGGAGTCGCCGTCAATGTTGAAGATGCCGTGGCCAAGAAAGTCGGTGAGAGTTCGATTGATAACGTGGCCTTTTCCGTAGTTAGAGAAGTTGGTCTTGAGGATGTGTTGGACCACGGCGGGGTTGCCGGAGAAGACCTGGCGGGTGGAGTAGTTGCGTCGGAGAACAAAGGTGGCGGAAGGTGAGACTTGCATGATGCCTGAGAGCCATGGGAGTGGGCGCTTTCGGTTGGCAAGGAAGGCGAAGAATGAACCCACTAGAGGGTAGGATTTGGGGActttggaattggaattggaattgagaaagaagaagaagaagagaagggaAAGTAAAGGAATTAGGATAAGAAGCAACATGGCAgaattgattttgggttggctGGGTTGACCTTCTCTTTTAGTCACAGATATTTGTTTGTGGTTGTGGATGGATATGTATTTATAGGGACGAGTTGCATTCAGATTtaatggtcttttttttttcattaataataatgtGGGACCTAggtaatttatgggccaggctcATTTACTCGTGGAGAATTCAGaggtccaagccgaggagggctatagCCCAAGCCCGATAATATAAAGTACAAGATGGCCTTGGGTTAcggccgaggacagttcagtcctcggcagaaccCAAAGTCCCCCCGCAAAGAGGGACAAAAACagtataggactaaacttgaaagaaaatctaaaatatcaagggaaagctgcccttactgccattcaatactttgcacctgacagagccgcattctttggcttttacaaccacctccaccGACTTTGAGtatagactgatgggacaagtatcagttttggaaagtttgaacctacacgtggatgaaggacaGTGGACACAGgctggtataaaaggaaaggtaaGTAATCTATAGAAGGGGCtgagaaaaatggccaaaaactagagcctcccagcccacctctaggagtaaggctccaggggtgaagaaaactttaCCATGTGTGAATGTCAcggaaaacccaccgcctggtgaccaaggcctagcctttcaaacccacgctctacaaatgatattgtttgggcctttctaTGTGCGAACCCaaactgttacggttcgttacgaaatcgtgtccttacaattgacgccgtctgtggggaaggcttgtgtgttggcatagatggtaggttgagagagttcctttgccatttttaacaactgattatagagttttagtgtaaagttcTGCTAAGGTCTATGCTTCTTGTCTAGGGGCTATGCTTAGTAGCGTTAATCGCacggataattctaggggcttggccgaggatctaactcccctaaagccaaggccAAGGTCCAACGcaaaaagaaaactaggttttggacagaaccaaggcattgcatggtcctcggactcaagcctatggggaaaccaactacttagatgaggaaaactaggttttggacagaaccaaggcattgtatggtcctcggactcaagcctatggggaaaccaactacttggatgaggaaaactaggttttagacagaaccaaggcattgcatggtcctaggactcaagcctatggggaaaccaactacttggatgaggaaaactaggttttggacagaactaaggcattgcatggtcctcggactcaagcctatggggaaaccaactacttggatgaggaaaactaggtttttgacagaaccaaggcattgcacggtcctcggactcaagcctatggggaaaccaactacttagatgaggaaaactaggttttggatagaaccaaggcattgcatggtcctcagactcaagcctatggggaaaccaactacttggatgaggaaaactaggttttggacagaatcaaggcattgcatggtcctcggactcaagcctatggggaaaccaactacttggatgaggaaaactaggttttggacagaaccaaggcattgcatggtcctcggactcaagcctatggggaaaccaactacttggatgaggaaaactaggttttggacagaaccaaggcattgcatggtcctcagactcaaacctatgggaaaaccaactacttggatgagaaaaagattgatttttGTAAGGTGGGCTACTTAATAGCAATTCTAAGTTAttcaatcctcggctcaaatgCTGTAAAAGGTCAATgccaataggagtgttaagaagatggtgaaacgcgCTATTATTCAGTAGCctagggggctgttcattttgcgggtgatacgtcctcggatggttacttcctacaccgcatcgaGCATTGAGCTGTCATCTCGGCTAGTTTTAAGGtaagtattgttttttttacaggtcggcattgttgtgccaaacaactctattaaagttatggtgatatcttttttagcaagcattttggccTTAGATGTCGTTGATTCAAATACTACATTATTGTGCTGAATAACACTTGCAAATTCGTAATAGCACCCTTATCTTTGATGAAGGACTAGGGtcccaagtattgtactctaaggtcaGCGGTATTGTGCCAAGCCGACTCAGTAAGCTCGTCATTATGTCCTTCCTTTTCCCGCCTAATAGGattttcggccctaagtatcattcgttcgattcagtattattaggCCGGACtgtttttataaacacagagtaagatctttttatttaactgggactttggtcctagacgtcggtcacggtttaaaaataaaaagaattcacacgATTGTATGTCTTTGCATTGCATTATTATTTCgagaaataaagagatagaacatgtcaagtaaagtaataacaatttttattaatataaagatgtattacaacgtacaaagaggggcttaaacaagcctatacaaaagataGATTGCCAAaaccataataaaaaaaaaaagcaatacattaagtaaacagtcagatctctttttaaactcgtctctgaggtccttccaaactctgcctcagtagtgcccatatcgagagaaggacTTTGTTCAGAAGAAGAtagaggagatgaatgaagaagatggaggagatgaatgaaaaggaggagaagaagagggaagagatgaaaagaaagaaaaatgagcaaaagagggagaaggaaaagcaccagtaTGGAtatggtggtggaaagaagaagaaagagaggcaaaaggaggcaccagtgaacgaagagaggaagaagcaggggcacttagtccttgcctcagtcctgactcttaacacactggtgccatgttaggtatgctcataagagagcggttggtactgataatgggtgttctcgactcagtcacgccgaaaatTTGaggtgacgagtccctgcttcgaattttggctgaaaggaaggtgagacaaatcttgagtctccgccatccttgccctgaccgagccatttcgagttttattagaacatgatGCTTTggggaggggtatggttccttcattactcgttgttatggtgAACGTATTATGATTTGGTGTATAACTATTGGGTAAAGTAAACACTAAGGGAAGCCAAGGATTTCAGATCTCAAAAGgataaaagggtctctgtacgaaggcgatagcctcctacttgtcttcttataggaagggtaaaacggaaggtattaaattcatCCAGGTTTCCAAAGGAGTCTGAAAACAAAGATgtatccgttccacttccccacctcatcaaacAAGCCGTCGAATATAAATGagtctcgtaaatagaagtTATTAAAAGCGCATTTTGGATAACCGAACGGCGAGAACGCGTCgggagtaaaataaaaaaatgtctcGTAGATCGGTACATTTCCTTGACAGATGGAAAACCGCCAGCATTAATGAAAGGCCGAATTAAGTGAACCATAATAAAGGCtcggcattaccaaaacccctctttccaaccaagaggttggacagcagggttttgaggggctattatggggcCCAGGTAATTTATGAGCCATACCCATTTACTCGTGGGGAATCCAGaggtccaagccgaggagggctatggcccaagcccgataatataaagcacaagatgGCCTTGGGTTACGGCCGAAGACAGTTCAGTCCTCAGCAGAACCCAAAGTCCCCCCGCAAAGAGggacaaaaacggtataggactaagcttgaaagaaaatctaaaatatcaagggaaagctgcccttactgccattcaatactctgcacctgacagagccgcattctttggcttttacaaccacctccgccgactttgagtatggactgatgggacaagtatcagttttggaaagtttgaacctacacgtggacgaaagaCAGTGGACACAGgctggtataaaaggaaaggtaagtaatctatagaaggggctgggaaaaatggccaaaaaccagaacctcccagcccacctctaggagtaaggctccaggggtgaagaaaactttaCCATGTGTGAACGCCAcggaaaacccaccgcctggtgaccaaggcctagcctttcaaacccacgctctacaaatgatattgtttgagcctttcTATGTGCGAACCCaaactgttacggttcgttacgaaatcgtgtccttacaaataatatattaaaatgcaTGTTAATTAagggtaataaaaaaaaaaaaaaaaagataaaaatttttttcgtccctacattttcacacgattctcattttggtccctaactttttttttcaccgcTTTTAATCCCTATCTTGAAAAACACATCTCGTTTTAGTCTCTGACGTTACATCAGATTCAGATTTAATGgtctttttgttttcattaataataatatattaaaatgcaTGTTAATTaaggttaataaaaaaaaaaaagggataaaattCTTTTTCGTCCTTACATTTTCACAcgattttcattttggtccctaactttttttttcactgcttttagtccctatcctgaaaaacgtgTCTCGTTTTAGTCCCTGACGTTACATCAGAGACGGAAATTGCACAAGTGACAAacgaaaaaaattaaaaatattaaaataatacatcttGTGTCCACGTGACTTTCCACGTCAggctcaaaataaaaaaattaatttattaattctaactaaataaaaaaattaaaaactctcatcaaaaaaaaaaaattcaaaaaaaaaatttaaaactaaacccagcaagaacaacaagaacaacaaaaccCAGCAAGAACTAAACCcaacaagaacaacaaatttaaaacccagcaaaaacaagatcaacaaaacacaaacatagcaaatttaaaactcaaaaaattaaattcaaacccatatttGCAGAGAGCCACATTCCTCGTCGGTCATCCTCAAAAACTCGacctttttcatttgttttgtttcacacccatgttgtttttgttttttattatttttatttttaatattcaaaaGCAAATCAATCCCTTTCTCTTATTCTTTGTTTTCAATGAAATGAAACTCAACTCAATTTTTGCTTAGATCCATGGAAGAGAAAACCCACAAGCTTTCTCTCTAAATACTCCAATTGCCTGGTTGAATGAGACGGGCAAGAATTGGAGCGATATGTTCCCGAACATAACCGACACGCAGAACACGAGGCTCAGCGCCGCGATCTTAAAGAACTGAACCCGGGACCGAATCGTCTGCATAGGCACCATCTTCATCCATGCGATTGCCACGTAGCTGAGCAACGAGCAAGCCGTCATGTGACACATGGTCAAAAAGATCGGGTACTTGAGCCCGTAATTGCTCAGCAAGTACTTGTTTAGCAATAGGACTCCAATGTTGGAGGAGTAACATGCTGCGACGAGCCCGATCGTGAAGAATCTACTTGTACCTTTCATTTTCGTTGATGGGTCTTGATCCGACGGCTCTGAATTTGCCttcaacaacaaccaaaaagaagattgaattttttttttttacaaatatattttcagtGAGTAATCAGAAAACGGTGAGGTTTAGTATAAATGGAAGGAGATAATAATAGATCTGGGCATTGGAGTATTTAGAGAGAAAGTTTGTGGGTTTTCTCTTCCATGGATCTGAGCAAAAATTGAGTTGAGTTTCATTTCATTGAAAACAAAGAATAAGAGAAAGGGATTGATTTGcttttgaatattaaaaaaaataaaaataaaaaacaaaaacaacgtGGGtgtgaaacaaaacaaatgaaaaaggtCGAGTTTTTGAGGATGACCGATGAGGAATGTGGCTCTTtgcaaataaaggaaaagattaaattcaaacccatattcaaacacaaacttagcaaatttaaaacccaaaaaattaaattcaaacccatattcaaaaaattttttgggttttaaatttgctaggtttgtgttttgttgatcttgtttTTGCtgagtttagtttttatttctgGGTTTAGTTCTTGCTAggttttgttgttcttgctgggtttagttaaatttgtttttgatttttttttttatgagagtttttaattttttaatttagttagaattaataaattaattttttaattttgaagctGACATAGAAAGCCACGTGGACACAGggtgtattattttaatatttttaattttttccgtTTGTCAGCTGTGCAATTTCCGTCTCTGATGTAACGTCAGGGACTAAAATGAGAcgcgtttttcaggatagggactaaaagcggtgaaaaaaaaaaaagttagggaccaaagtgagaatcgtgtgaaaatgtaaggacgaaaaaaa is a genomic window of Quercus lobata isolate SW786 chromosome 2, ValleyOak3.0 Primary Assembly, whole genome shotgun sequence containing:
- the LOC115974999 gene encoding cytochrome P450 94A1-like; translation: MLLLILIPLLSLLFFFFFLNSNSNSKVPKSYPLVGSFFAFLANRKRPLPWLSGIMQVSPSATFVLRRNYSTRQVFSGNPAVVQHILKTNFSNYGKGHVINRTLTDFLGHGIFNIDGDSWKFQRQVSSHEFNTKSLRKFIETVVDTELSDRLIPILSSAAKQGTFLDFQDILQRFAFDNICKIAFGFDPAYLLPSLPQAKFALAFEDGVRISSERFSAVHPVVWKFKKLLNIGSEKRLKNAISEVRELALNIIKEKKQRLGEKESLDSVDLLSRFLSSGHSDENFVTDIVISFILAGRDTTSAALTWFFWLLWKNPEIESEILNEINEKSEAPVFDEVKDMVYTHASLCESMRLYPPVPTDSKEAVNDDVLPGGTVVKKGMRVTYFPYAMGRLEMLWGSDWAEFKPERWLQKEEESWKFVGRDPYTYPVFQAGPRICLGKEMAFLQMKRVVAGVLRRFKVVPAFEEGVNHEPEFVSYLTSKMKGGFPVKIVERDHLRHDGTES